The Pseudoxanthomonas sp. genome segment CGGCGCACCCAACAAGGACAATGCCGCTACTGCGGCGGCCATCACATGCAGGGGCCGTCGGAAGTGTGAGAAGCTAGCTGTCATTGGGGTGCCGTGTCGTTGAGGGGTACGCGCGGCCATTGTCGGAAGCCTTTGGCGCCGTTGCAACGTCGCCGCGCATCGTGGGGAGCTTTGCATATGGACATCGGCTATTTCCTGAAGCTGATGACCGAGAAGAACGCCTCGGACATGTTTCTCACGACCGGGGCGCCGGTCTACATCAAGATCGAGGGCAAGCTCTACCCGCTGGGCAACACCGGGCTGCCGCCCGGGATGGTCAAGAAGATCGCCTATTCGCTGATGGACGAAGGCCAGGTGCCGGTGTTCGAGCGCGAACTCGAGCTCAACATGGCCATCGCCCTGCAGGATGCCGGCCGCTTCCGCGTCAACGTGTTCAAGCAGCGCGGCGAAGTGGGCATGGTCATCCGTGCCATCCGCAGCGTCATCCCGACCATCGAGGAACTGAACCTGCCGCCGGTGCTGAAGGACATCATCATGACTCCGCGCGGGCTGGTGCTGATCGTCGGCTCCACGGGTTCGGGCAAGTCGACCTCGCTGGCCTCGATGATCGACTACCGCAACACCACCAGCACCGGCCACATCCTCACCATCGAGGACCCGATCGAATACCTGCACAAGCACAAGCAGTCGATCGTCAACCAGCGCGAGGTGGGCCTGGATACGCACGCCTTCCACAACGCACTGAAGAATGCGATGCGCGAGGCGCCCGACGTCATCCTGATCGGCGAGATCCTCGACGCCACCACGATGGAGGCCGCCATCGCCTTCGCCGAGACCGGCCACCTGTGCCTGGCGACGCTGCACTCGAACAATGCCGACCAGACCATCGAGCGCATCCTCAACTTCTTCCCCGAAAGCGCCCACAAGAACGTGCTGATGAACCTAGCGCTCAACCTGCGGGCGGTGGTCTCGCAGCGGCTGGTCAAGGGCGTCGACGGCCGTCGCATGCCGGCGTCGGAAGTCCTGATCAACACCCCGATGATCCGCGACCTGCTGCGCCGCGGGCAGGTGCACGAGATCAAGGCCGCCATGGAGGAGTCGCTGGAGGAAGGCATGGAGACCTTCGACCAGTGCCTGTTCCGCATGGTCAAGGAAGGCCAGATCGAGCAGGAGGAAGCGCTGCGCGCGGCCGACTCGCGCGACGGCCTGGCGCTGAAGTTCCGCCTGTCCGAAGGCAGCAAGGGCGAGCACGACCCGTATGCGGACTACGACAGCGGTGGCAGCAGTTCGCCGCGCATCACGCACGGCTTCGGCTGAACGGGGCGATCACTGCTGGAAAGGCCGGAACGGGCGGGGAAACCCGCCCGTTTTCATGTCGGCGGGTGGCTCAGGCGTTGGCGTCGGGCTGGTTCTCGGGCCGCGCCTGATCGAACGCGGGCAGGGCCAGGCAGGCCTGTTCGATGCGGACGAGGGTCGGGAACGCGCCCATGTCCACGCCGAACCGGCGTGCATTGAAGACCTGCGGCACCAGACAGCAGTCGGCCAGGCCCGGCGTCGCACCGTGGCAGAAGGTGCCGGTGGCCGCGTCCTCGGCCAGCAGCGTTTCCATGGCCGTGAACCCGTCGATGACCCAGTGCTTGATCCAGTCGTCGCGCTCGGATTGGGGCACGTTCCACGTGCCTTCGAAGTACTGCAGCACGCGCAGGTTGTTCAGCGGATGGATGTCGCAGGCAACCATCTGCGCCAGCGCCCGCACGCGCGCCCGGTCGCGGGCCGTCATCGGCAACAGGCGTGGCGACGGCCAGGCCTCGTCGAGGTATTCCAGGATCGCCAGCGATTGCCGGATGACGCGCACGCCATGCTGCAGCGTGGGCACCATGTGCTGGGGGTTCTTGGCGACATAGTCCGGCGCGTGCTGTTGCCCACCGTCGCGGACCAGATGCACGGGCACGGTCTCGTAGGCCAGCCCTTTCAGGTTCAGGCCGATGCGCACGCGGTAGGCGGCGCTGGAGCGCCAGTAGGAATACAGCTTGAGTTGCTCAGCCATGCAAGCCGCTCCCCGCGGTTTGCGCCTTCAAGTGCCCGGAATCCGCGTCCATGCCCTGCTCCCTTCCCGCAGTCACACTGGGCCCGGGCACGCCTTCAAGGCAAGGGTTGCGGCTCGATCCGCTGCTCGATCGCACCGAAAATGGAATGGCCGTCACGATTCTTCATTTCGATGCGGACCACGTCACCAAAGCTCATGAACGGCGTGGACGGCTTGCCGTCGCGCAGCGCCTCCACCGTGCGCTGCTCGGCGAAGCACGACGCGCCCAGGGACGTGTCTTCGTTGGCGATGGTGCCCGAACCGACGATGGTGCCGGCCGACAGCGGCCGCGTCTTCGCTGCGTGCGCGACCAGCTGGGCGAAGTCGAACTGCATGTCCACGCCGGCCTCCGGCGCACCGAACCAGGCGCCGTTGATGTGGGTGACCAGCGGGAGGTGCACCTTGTTGTCGCGCCAGGCGTCATCCAGTTCGTCCGGCGTCACGAACACCGGCGACAGCGCCGAGCGCGGCTTGGACTGAAGGAAGCCGAACCCCTTGGCCAGCTCGCCCGGGATCAGGTTACGCAGCGAGACGTCGTTGACCAGGCCGATCAGCTGGATGTGGCCGGCGGCCTGCGCAGGCGTCACCGCCATCGGCACGTCATCGGTGATCACGACGATCTCGGCTTCCAGGTCGATGCCGTACTCCTCGCTGACCACCCTGACCGGATCGCGCGGGCCATAGAAGGCGGCGCTGGTGGCCTGGTACATCAGCGGATCGGTGTAGAAACTCTCCGGCACCTCGGCCCCGCGTGCGCGGCGCACGCGCTCCACATGCGGCAGGTAGGCACTGCCGTCGACGAATTCGTAGGCGCGCGGCAGCGGTGCGGCGAGCGCCTGCATGTCCAGGTCGAACGCGCCATCCGCATCGCCGGCATTCAGCGACTCGTACAGCGCGTTGAGGCGCGGCGCGATGTTGCTCCAGTCCTCCAGCGCACGCTGCAGCGTCGGCGCGATACCGGTGGCGCGCACGCCACGGGACAGATCACGCGACACCACGATCAGCGTGCCGTCGCGACCACCTTCCTTCAGGGAACCCAGCTTCATCGGAACTCCAGATGCCGGCGCCCACGCGCCATGGTTTCAATTGTAATCAAATCGTCGGCGTGGTCAGCCTGCCGTCGCATCGCCCTGGAACCCGTCCCGCCGGAACGTCAGCACCAGCGTATCGCGGTGGCCATGCGCGTCCAGCGGCTGGATGGGGGTGGATTCGTGGATCACCCGCTCGTCATCCAGGAACAGCAAGGACCACGGCGCCTCCAGCGTGAAGCGCTGGCCATCCGGCCCGGCCGCCGCGAACACCCGGGTCTCGCCGCCCTTGATGCCGGCGCGCCCCAACAGCAGGACGGCGACGAAATCCACGCCATCGCGATGCGCACCCTCCGGTGTCGGCCGACCGATGCCGTCGGTGGTATCGATGCGGAACTGGTGCGCTTCGACATACCAGGCGCGTTCGCCCTTCAGCGCGGAGCACCAGCGCCCCAGCCCCTGCAACAGTTGCCGCCACGCCGGGGCGCCGGCCACGCCGGCTTCGATCGGCTCGAACCAGCGCTGCATGCCGCCGTGCAGGGCGTTGTAGTCCAGCGACTGCCAGTGCGCGCGGTGCGGCGCCTGTTGCAGGCGATCGGCCTCGACCACGAAGCAGGCATGCCGTCGGCGCCGGTAGCGCCCGCCATCCTTGAGATAGCCATCGACTTCCAGCCGGTCCCAGCTCGGCGACAGCGCGTCCAGCGCCTCGAGGTCCACGCCCAGCGCCTCCGCCATCGCGCGCGGCTCGAGGACGACGTAGCCCCGCTCCTGCATGCGGCGCAGCGCCTCGTCTGGCGGGCAGAACGGCGGTTGGAACATTGCGACCATGCAAACCCCCTCAACGCAAAAACCCGCCAGAGGCGGGCTTTTGCGGATGTCCAATGGACGTCGAGTTGGCAGCCCCGGATGGATTCGAACCACCGAATGCCTGAGTCAGAGTCAGGTGCCTTACCGCTTGGCGACGGGGCTGTGTAACCAGTGACGCGTAGTGTAGCGCGTCTGTTAGCGCTTGGAGAACTGCGTGGCGCGACGCGCCTTGTGCAGGCCGACCTTCTTGCGCTCGACTTCACGGGCGTCGCGGGTCACGAAGCCTGCCTTACGCAGTTCCGACTTCAGCGTTTCGTCGTATTCCACCAGCGCGCGGGCGATGCCCAGGCGAATGGCGCCGGCCTGGCCGGTGATGCCGCCACCGGTGGTGGTCACGGTGATGTCGAAGGTTTCGGTGTTCTTGGTCAGCTCCAGCGGCTGGCGCACGATCATGCGGCCGGTCTCGCGGCCGAAGAACTCGTCCAGCGGACGACCATTGACCGTGATGTTGCCGGAACCCTTGCGCAGGAACACGCGGGCGGTGGAGGACTTGCGACGGCCGGTGCCGTAGTTCTGAGTGATAGCCATGATTAGATGTCCAGGACCTGCGGCTGCTGTGCGGCGTGCGGATGATTCGGGCCGGCGTAAACCTTGAGCTTGCGATACATGTCGCGGCCCAGCGGGCCCTTCGGCAGCATGCCCTTCACGGCGGTTTCGATGACGCGTTCCGGGTGGCGCTCCAGCGCCTGCGCCAGGGTCTCGGTCTTCAGGTTGCCGATGTAGCCGGTGAAGCGGTGATACTTCTTGTCGGCCAGCTTGTTGCCGGTCACATGGATCTTCTCGGCGTTGATCACCACCAGGTAATCGCCGGTATCGACGTGCGGGGTGTAGACCGGCTTGTGCTTGCCGCGGAGGCGACGTGCCAGCTCGGTGGACAGGCGACCGAGGGTCTTGCCTGCTGCGTCGACGACGTACCAGTCGCGCTGGACGGTCTCGGACTTGGCGGTAAAGGTGCTCATGTGAATCTCGTTGTCTGGTCGGGCGGATTCCGCGGTTTCCCGGGCGGAACTTTGCCACGCGTTGTGAAGGGTGAAGCGCAAGACGCGGGATTGTACGCAGCACGGCGGCGGCGCGCAACCCCGACCGGACGGCGCGGGGGAGGGTCGGCGGGGCAGACGCAAGCTCAGCCAGGCGGCACAATGACCTTATGAACATGCGGACCTTCTCGCCCCTCGATCACTGGCTGGTGGAGGCCCAGCGCGGCCTGGACACCGTCTTCGGCAACCCGCCCGCCCGGCGCGCCAACCCGGCCGGCGACACCCCCGAGGTCGCCCTCGACCCCGTCGAGCAGCGCCATGCCGCCGGCCTGATGCGCATCAACCACGTGGGCGAGGTCTGCGCCCAGGGCCTTTACTTCGGCCAGGCCGCCGCGGCCCGCGACCCCGCCACCCGGGCCCACCTGCTCGATGCCGCCCAGGAAGAGACCGACCACCTGGCATGGTGCGCGGACCGCCTGCGCGAGCTGGACAGCCGGCCCAGTCTGTTCAACCCGCTGTGGTACGCCGGCAGCTATGCGCTGGGCGCGCTCGCCGGCCTGCGCGGGGACGGCTGGAGCCTCGGCTTCGTGGTGGAGACGGAGCGCCAGGTCGAAGCCCACCTGGACGAGCATCTGGAAACCCTGCCGGCGGCCGACCTGCGCAGCCGCGACATCCTGACCGTGATGAAGGCCGACGAAGCCCGCCACGCCGAGCATGCCGAAGCGGCGGGTGCCAGGCTTCTGCCCGCACCGATCCCGACACTGATGGCCGCCGCCTCCAAACTGATGAAGGCCGTCGCCTATCGGCTGTGATCCGGTAGAGCGGAGCTCGCTCCGCTGCTTCCGGGTTTGGGCTTCGCACGCCGCACGATGCGGAGCGGCGCAAGCTCGGCTCTATCTACCGGATGCCCTGAAGACCCGGGGCGGTGATGGACGCATTCGGTCGTGCGCAGGGCACACGCTACGACGCGAGCTTCAGGCCGATGATGCCGGCCACGATCAGGCCGATGCAGACCAGGCGCGCGGCCGTGGCGGGCTCGTGGAACAACCACATGCCGACAAAGGCCGTGCCGACCGCGCCGATTCCCACCCAGATGGCATAGCCCGTCCCGAGCGGAATGTGCTTGAGCGCCACCGCCAGCAGCCAGAAGCTGGCCGCCGCCGCAACGGCGGTTATCACGCTGGACACCAAGCGCGTGAAACCCTCCGAATACTTCAGGCCGACGGCCCACACCACCTCCAGCAGCCCCGCCAGCACCAGCCAGACCCAT includes the following:
- a CDS encoding 2OG-Fe dioxygenase family protein — encoded protein: MVAMFQPPFCPPDEALRRMQERGYVVLEPRAMAEALGVDLEALDALSPSWDRLEVDGYLKDGGRYRRRRHACFVVEADRLQQAPHRAHWQSLDYNALHGGMQRWFEPIEAGVAGAPAWRQLLQGLGRWCSALKGERAWYVEAHQFRIDTTDGIGRPTPEGAHRDGVDFVAVLLLGRAGIKGGETRVFAAAGPDGQRFTLEAPWSLLFLDDERVIHESTPIQPLDAHGHRDTLVLTFRRDGFQGDATAG
- the coq7 gene encoding 2-polyprenyl-3-methyl-6-methoxy-1,4-benzoquinone monooxygenase, with translation MNMRTFSPLDHWLVEAQRGLDTVFGNPPARRANPAGDTPEVALDPVEQRHAAGLMRINHVGEVCAQGLYFGQAAAARDPATRAHLLDAAQEETDHLAWCADRLRELDSRPSLFNPLWYAGSYALGALAGLRGDGWSLGFVVETERQVEAHLDEHLETLPAADLRSRDILTVMKADEARHAEHAEAAGARLLPAPIPTLMAAASKLMKAVAYRL
- the rplM gene encoding 50S ribosomal protein L13, with translation MSTFTAKSETVQRDWYVVDAAGKTLGRLSTELARRLRGKHKPVYTPHVDTGDYLVVINAEKIHVTGNKLADKKYHRFTGYIGNLKTETLAQALERHPERVIETAVKGMLPKGPLGRDMYRKLKVYAGPNHPHAAQQPQVLDI
- the rpsI gene encoding 30S ribosomal protein S9, yielding MAITQNYGTGRRKSSTARVFLRKGSGNITVNGRPLDEFFGRETGRMIVRQPLELTKNTETFDITVTTTGGGITGQAGAIRLGIARALVEYDETLKSELRKAGFVTRDAREVERKKVGLHKARRATQFSKR
- the sugE gene encoding quaternary ammonium compound efflux SMR transporter SugE, yielding MAWVWLVLAGLLEVVWAVGLKYSEGFTRLVSSVITAVAAAASFWLLAVALKHIPLGTGYAIWVGIGAVGTAFVGMWLFHEPATAARLVCIGLIVAGIIGLKLAS
- a CDS encoding fumarylacetoacetate hydrolase family protein, which encodes MKLGSLKEGGRDGTLIVVSRDLSRGVRATGIAPTLQRALEDWSNIAPRLNALYESLNAGDADGAFDLDMQALAAPLPRAYEFVDGSAYLPHVERVRRARGAEVPESFYTDPLMYQATSAAFYGPRDPVRVVSEEYGIDLEAEIVVITDDVPMAVTPAQAAGHIQLIGLVNDVSLRNLIPGELAKGFGFLQSKPRSALSPVFVTPDELDDAWRDNKVHLPLVTHINGAWFGAPEAGVDMQFDFAQLVAHAAKTRPLSAGTIVGSGTIANEDTSLGASCFAEQRTVEALRDGKPSTPFMSFGDVVRIEMKNRDGHSIFGAIEQRIEPQPLP
- a CDS encoding PilT/PilU family type 4a pilus ATPase, producing MDIGYFLKLMTEKNASDMFLTTGAPVYIKIEGKLYPLGNTGLPPGMVKKIAYSLMDEGQVPVFERELELNMAIALQDAGRFRVNVFKQRGEVGMVIRAIRSVIPTIEELNLPPVLKDIIMTPRGLVLIVGSTGSGKSTSLASMIDYRNTTSTGHILTIEDPIEYLHKHKQSIVNQREVGLDTHAFHNALKNAMREAPDVILIGEILDATTMEAAIAFAETGHLCLATLHSNNADQTIERILNFFPESAHKNVLMNLALNLRAVVSQRLVKGVDGRRMPASEVLINTPMIRDLLRRGQVHEIKAAMEESLEEGMETFDQCLFRMVKEGQIEQEEALRAADSRDGLALKFRLSEGSKGEHDPYADYDSGGSSSPRITHGFG
- the maiA gene encoding maleylacetoacetate isomerase, whose product is MAEQLKLYSYWRSSAAYRVRIGLNLKGLAYETVPVHLVRDGGQQHAPDYVAKNPQHMVPTLQHGVRVIRQSLAILEYLDEAWPSPRLLPMTARDRARVRALAQMVACDIHPLNNLRVLQYFEGTWNVPQSERDDWIKHWVIDGFTAMETLLAEDAATGTFCHGATPGLADCCLVPQVFNARRFGVDMGAFPTLVRIEQACLALPAFDQARPENQPDANA